One Primulina eburnea isolate SZY01 chromosome 4, ASM2296580v1, whole genome shotgun sequence genomic window, tttttaactcacttttccgctgtttactGATTAATTATGATTGCATGTTAATAAATCGTTATTAGGATAACGGGCCCTCACAGTTGGTATGAGAGCGTAGACTGGGATACGCTCGCACTAGAGTTAGTACACTCGAGTTTAGGCACAAAAAATTTGTGCGCATGTGTTTGATTATTTGAAATTACTTGCTCTTGCCTGGAATGAATTACGTGTTAGTATCTTAGGGATATGACATGTAGATTATACATTTGAGTTTTATTTCAGTGTTTTGGCTCATATTGAGGTTATTGAATATTTTGGAATTTAACCTTAAATCCTGTAGAATGGCAACTAGAGGAAATAAAGGGAAAGGAAAAGAAGTGGCTCAGGAGTCTGGGGCACAGAATATCGGAGGAAATGACAGAGTTTCTCGAGGTAGGCGTGGGCGTCCAGCTGCAGAGATAGCCGCTAAAGCAGATGCAGAGGTAGAGCAGTTAGTGCACCGAGTTGATGAAATGGAATTGGCTGTAGCTCGATTTCAGAATATGCATCCTGCGAAATTCTTTGGAAATGAAGGCAGTGATCGAGCAGAAGGATGGTTGAAACACATGGAATTCCTGTTCAACATAGTACATTATGATGCTGATAGAAGGTTAACTATGGCAGTCCTCCAACTACGGGATCGTGCACAGCGTTGGTGGGAGGCTACTACAAATGTACTGCAACAAACAGGTAGTCAGATTTCTTGGGAGGTGTTTCGTGCTAAATTTCTCCAAGAATATGCTCCGCCATCCTACTACTCAGCCAGAgaatctgaattttatcgactCGTTTAGGGTAATATGTCTGTGGAAGAATATGCTCGACAACTTTCTGCTCTTCTCACTTATGTACCACATGTGGCCGTGAGTGAAAAAgggaaaatttcaaaatttttggaagGACTGGACTACCAAATACATGCTATGGTTATGGCTGGGTTGCCTGCAACTTATGCCGAAGCTGTTGACAAGGCGATTGGAATTGAAGCTGGATTGAAAAGGGGTAGACAACCACATGCTCCACAAATTCCTAGTGGTGGTTCATTTTTTTCAGCAGGTACACCATCTTTTCCATCTCAGCAGTCATACCAACAGCAGaaacaaaaacaattcagaccaaaaggaaaacagttcaagaagaaATATCAGTCCAGTTTCTCTAGTTCGAGCAGTTCACAAAGTGTGACAGGTGGACAGTACCCCGTGATTTACTGTGATCgatgcggaggaagacatcctaCTGCACAGTGTAGTGGAGTATTGGGTTCATGTCAAACTTGTGGTCAGTCAGGtcattttgccagagtttgtccgaACCGTGCACAGGGACAGATGCAGCCACAGCAGTTGCCTTATGCCAGAGGTAGTTTTCCAGGTGGCTCATCTCAGCGACCATTTGCTCCTGCACCGTCTTATCAGCAGTCTAGTTACCCACAGGTCAGGGGTAATGTGCCACAGTCTTTCCAAGGTCCTCAACAAGCTCGAGTATATGCTTTTATCGAGGATCAGGCTAGAGAGGCTCCAGGCGGGGTGATCACAGGTACTTGCCTTATTTACGATCATATTGCACGAGTTTTATTTGATactggagcatctcattcattcattgcaTCCGATTATGTTGATAAATATGAACTCTGGACTACAACATTTCATGAAACTGTATCTGTGTCTACGCCAGCTGGTCGATTATTCCATCTGGGAAAATTGTGTTAGACTGTGTGTTGCATTTCGATGATAGCATTATGATCACAAACTTGATTGTATTACCGatgcatgattttgattgtatcattGGTATGGACACACTGTCTAGTTATCGAGCCACTGTAGATTTTTTCATGGTGTAGTACGATTTAAGCCATAATATGGTAGcaaatggaatttttatggtcgAGGATCACGGCTAAGATACCGCTAGTCTCAGCGATGGAAATGTTTAGATTATTATCTTTAGGAAATGAGGGATATATGGTTTATGCTGTGGATGCTACCAAGAAAGAACCGAAATTATCTGATATCCCAATAGCGAAAGAATTTCCTGATGTCTTTCCTGAAGAAATACCAGGCTTTCCACCGCAGAGAGAAATAGATTTTAGCATCGACTTGATGCCGGGTACTGCGCCAATCTCTAGAGCGCCGTACAGAATGGCTCCTgcagaactaaaagaattgaaagaatagtTACAGGATTTACTCGAAAAATGTTATATACGCCCTAGTATGTCACCCTGGGGAGCACCTGTACTgttcgtaaagaagaaagatggttccatGAGAATGTGCATCGATTATAGGCAGCTCAATCGAGTTACTGTTAAAAATAAATACCCtctgcctagaattgatgacttgtttgatcagcttcaaggaaattatgtttactcgaagattgatcttcgatcAGGATACCATCAACTTCGGGTTAGAGAAGACGATGTTCCTAAAACAGCTTTTAGAACTAGATAttggcattatgaatttctagtaatgccatttggtttaacaaatgcaccagcagtatttatggatttgatgaatagAGTGTTCAGAAATTTTCTGGataaatttgtgattgtctttattgatgatatactgGTGTATTCGAGATCAAAACGGGAACATAAAGAGCATTTACGATTGGTTCTTCAAACACTTCGAGATTctcaattgtatgctaagttgtcgaagtgtgaattttggatgGATAGCGTGATATTTTTGGGTCATGTGATATCAGCCCAAGGTATaactgtagatccgagtaaagttgaagcagtCCTGAATTGAGCTAGACCAACCAATATACCAGAGATTCGAAGTTTTATGGAATTGGCTGGTTATTACAGACGAttcattgaaggattttcgcaGATTGCCCGACCTATTACCCAACTGATGAAGAAAGATGCAAGAtttatttggtcagatgaatgtgagaATAGTTTTCTTACATTGAAAGAGAAGCTGACAACAGCACCAGTGTTGTAATTACCATCTGGATCAGGTGGATTTGTGGTTTGTACTGATGCATCATCAAGAGGTTTTGGGATGTGTTTTAATGCAACATGGAAAAGTTATCGCATATGCTTCAAGCAATTGAAAACACACGAATCCcgatatccagttcatgatcttGAACTGGCAGCCATTGTTTTTGCTTTAAAAGTTTGGCGACATTATCTATACGGTGAGCAGTTTATTATTTACtcagatcataagagtttgaaatatctgtttactcaatcagaactgaatatgaggcagagacTATGGTtagatttgttgaaagattttgactgtgaaatacAGTATCGGCCAGGAAAAATGAATCAAGTTGCAGATGCATTAAGTCGGAAGTATCAGGATGTTATGATAGCATCTATCCATGTCTGGCAGAATTATGATGAtttatgtacttctggttggaatTTTCAGCCGAAAGGCAATCATTTTATTATATCTGCTTTACAATTTGAGCCGAAGATTatttcgaagatcaagaaaGCTCAAAAGAATGATTCACAGGTTCAGAAATCGAAAGATCTGGTTTTGTCTGGTAATCCAgataaatacaatatctcatCAGATGGTTGTTTACGAATGAATAACATGTTAGTGGTACCAAATGTTACAGGATTGAGAGAAGCATTGCATCAAGAGGCACATTGTAGCCGTCATAGTGTTCATCCTGGTACTCATAGAATGTACCACATACTGAAGCCATATTTCTGGTGGGATGTgatgaaaagagatatttccgAATTTGTAGCGAAATGTTTGACATGCCAGCAGgttaaagccgagagaatgaaacctggaggtaTGTTACAGAGTTTAGAAATACCACAATGGAACTGGGAACATATTgcaatggatttcgtgactcacttgcccaGATCAAACAGAGGTTgtgatgctatctgggtgatagTCGACAGATTGTCTAAATCAGCacattttattccatacaatCGTACTTATGCTTATAATAAAATGGCACGATTATATGTGGATAATGTTATTCGATTGCATGGAGTTCCAGTATCTATTGTattgaccgagatcctagatttgCTTCCAAGTTTTGGAGTAGTCTTCAGAATGCTTTGGGTACTAAGTTGGCAATAAGTGCAGATTATCATCCCCAAACAGAtggtcagacagagaggacttTACAAACTTTGGAAGATATGTTACGATCAATGGTAATGGATTTTGGGGGAAACTGGCAAGAATCTTTACCGTTGGTTGAATTATCCTACAATAATAGTTTTCAAACAACTATTgggatggcaccattcgaagctttgtatggtagAAGGTGTCGATCTCCCGTATGTTGGAATGAAGTTGGAACCATTGGCACAACTTGAGTTCGTTGAATAAATGAATGAAAAGATAAATTTGATTAGAAAAGAATGAAAGCATCTCAGGATCGTCAAGCTAGCTGTGCAAATAAAAGACGTAGACCTTTAGAATTTCAAGTTGGCGATCAAGTTTTCTTGAAAGTCTCACCGTTTCGTGGAACGATGAGATTTGGGAGAAAAGGGAAGTTAGCTCCACGTTATATTGGACCATAGACTATTATTGAGAGGATTGGTTTATTGGCTTATAGATTGGACTTGCCGCAGAGTTTGTCtgctattcatgatgtgtttcatgtatctatgctgcggaagtatgaGCCAGATCCATCTCATGTTCTGAGACCCGAGGATGTGGAGTTGGACAGTTCTCTTAGCTATGTTGAGTATCCTATACAGATTCTTAATCGAAAGGATAAACAACTTCGAAATAAGACGATTCCACTGGTTATGGTACAGTGGAGTAGACATGGGACTGAAGAGGCAACATGGGAATTGGAGGCTAAAATGCGGCAAGAATGGCCTCACTTGTTTGAAATTGTCACAAATTATTCCATGTACTCTGACTTTCCTATGTACTATCAATGGTAGATATGTGACTAGGTTGTATATaaggtgtgttgtgtgtttcgatttcgaggacgaaatcttttgttagagggggagaaatgtaatgaccCGATTTAATTATATGTGATCTGACGATAAttaagattaattattttaaattgaggaatttaaaataattaaaccaaataattaaattgtgtgtttatgcatatttaaattttatagcaCACAAgagttgaaataaaatagaccGGATCAAATTTCGAACCCGAAaagataaaatatatatatatatttatatatatatatattatataaaataataatcatcATCACCACCGATTTCTCTCTCCTCAACCTAACTTTCCATCCAAAGCTTCCACCTCATTTTCGCCACCTTTGACCGTCGATTGTGGCCACACCTCTCGCCTAAAAATTCAAGTAAATATACGAATGGAAAGCTCTCGACGTAAGCTTTCCATTGATACCACTCTTGCTAGGTAAAATCGTGCCTTCTGAAAACCCATCGGAAAACACCGCTGGTTTCGTCGCTGAAATCGCCGTGTTCCGCCACTCAAAACTCAAAATTGATTGAGGGGTTTTGTTCCTTATGTCATAAGCTTTCTTTTGGTACTACTTTTGTAAATTTTCGAGAACGACCCGTCGGCTTCGTTTTTCTGCGTGATTCCGGTCATCTTCTCCGGCGAGTTTGCCGCCTGTTGCCGGTTAGCTTTGGGTTAGGCTCGATTTCCAGTCACTGTTGTCGGGATTACAAGTTGTATCGGTGCGAATCGTTGCCTATGTGAATTTAACTCAATTTAGACTCCAATATTGTatcattattaattaattttttgggTTCTTGTTGTAGGTTCCGGTATTGTGCGAGTTGGGAGGTATAATCTCGTGAACCTAGAATTTATCGCAGTCGCTTAAATATTATTTTGGCGTCATTTAAAGCTAAAAAGAATAATTGCGACGATAAAATAGAAATGATTGATTTTAGGCATTTTAGTTGCATATTGGAATTTTAGGAATTTAAAATGCCTAAATTGTTGAAATTGGATTTTTAGTGAACTTAAATGGTTGTGGAATTTTTATGTGATAATAAGaccatttaaattaatattcaggTGATTTTTCTGAGTTGGCATTTCCAGGATTTTCTTGAGG contains:
- the LOC140830965 gene encoding uncharacterized protein; this encodes MSVEEYARQLSALLTYVPHVAVSEKGKISKFLEGLDYQIHAMVMAGLPATYAEAVDKAIGIEAGLKRGRQPHAPQIPSGGSFFSAGTPSFPSQQSYQQQKQKQFRPKGKQFKKKYQSSFSSSSSSQSVTGGQYPVIYCDRCGGRHPTAQCSGVLGSCQTCGQSGHFARVCPNRAQGQMQPQQLPYARGSFPGGSSQRPFAPAPSYQQSSYPQVRGNVPQSFQGPQQARVYAFIEDQAREAPGGVITGGTGGSTSGAREEASGSTRAP